From a region of the Ornithodoros turicata isolate Travis unplaced genomic scaffold, ASM3712646v1 Chromosome39, whole genome shotgun sequence genome:
- the LOC135374031 gene encoding uncharacterized protein LOC135374031: protein MDAASQKIINSVQIQVGESEDIRSSSHMEKAGFIRCLDEVKCKGITVASITTDRHPSVRKHMRENEPTIVHGFDIWHVVKGMKKKLEAAANSRACAALKPWVQHICNHLYWCSGNSEGNTEFLLSMWRSLTRHVINIHDSHDGPYNRCLHGDLGDRRPWLQPGTVVYIKLCKIVLDKRLLKDIEQLSTVGQTSGLESFHSLLLKFAPKSTAYTPKVMRARTQIAILHFNENADRPLARRKDGGLMYRRKLVKTKKGTEVVSTMKTRA, encoded by the exons ATGGATGCAGCATCACAGAAGATCATCAACTCTGTGCAAATTCAGGTCGGGGAG TCAGAAGATATTAGATCCAGCAGCCACATGGAAAAGGCCGGGTTCATAAGGTGCCTGGACGAAGTGAAGTGCAAGGGCATTACAGTTGCATCTATCACTACTGATCGCCATCCTTCTGTCCGAAAGCACATGCGTGAGAATGAGCCAACCATTGTCCATGGATTTGACATCTGGCATGTTGTAAAAG GGATGaagaaaaagcttgaagctgcagcCAATTCCCGTGCATGTGCTGCCCTAAAACCATGGGTGCAGCATATTTGTAACCACCTTTACTGGTGTAGTGGCAACTCTGAGGGGAATACAGAGTTTCtgcttagcatgtggagaa GTTTGACCCGGCATGTTATCAacatccatgacagccatgacGGACCATACAACCGTTGCCTCCACGGTGACCTTGGCGACCGGAGACCCTGGCTGCAGCCTG GCACTGTTGTTTACATAAAACTGTGCAAGATAGTGTTAGACAAAAGGCTACTGAAGGATATTGAACAGCTCTCTACAGTGGGGCAAACATCAGGCCTGGAATCCTTCCACTCCTTGCTTCTGAAATTTGCTCCCAAATCAACGGCATACACTCCAAAAGTTATGCGTGCAAG GACGCAAATCGCTATCCTGCATTTTAATGAAAATGCTGACCGCCCACTTGCACGTCGAAAGGATGGTGGTCTGATGTACAGGAGAAAGCTAGTTAAGACGAAAAAGGGCACGGAAGTAGTTTCTACCATGAAGACAAGA GCATGA
- the LOC135374012 gene encoding uncharacterized protein LOC135374012, translating to MPGIYCNVRGCTNRALSTRDVVYHKIPRDNVRKRKWFEALGQDIRDSGRICSTHFSDESYEVVTADGRRRLKPTAVPTPVFLLARTCDDANISAHETSSGPDPSQEWFLADNSDFSNLCMIVAVPTADDCTLATTSAGSNSNRVTANEASLPECDHTYCRPTVFSESTQVSIIADEKVEVRSESTQTDHSPSTPVNMSPVMVSTPIVRTPSCPEVHDTTMSSPLMEPADESFRISEDDSFECGVPSASPIDQKKYIVFEAPLLELFEKCRTCGAACKVGTEVRGTLPTVKAECPSEHTLSWKSQPEVNRMAAGNILLSGAILFSGASATKASTHRLLC from the exons atgccaggtatctactgtaatgttcggggatgcaCCAAccgtgctctttcgacaagggatgttgtgtaccacaagattccaaggGATAATGTGAGAAAACGAAAGTGGTTCGAAGCGCTTGGCCAGGACATTCGTGATTCGGGCCGTATCTGTTCAAcgcatttctctgacgagtcgtacgaaGTGGTAACAGCGGACGGTCGAAGACGTCTCAAACCGACCGCAGTCCCAACACCAGTGTTTCTCCTTGCGCGGACGTGTGACGACGCGAACATcagtgcacacgag ACGAGCAGTGGCCCTGACCCGTCGCAGGAGTGGTTTCTG GCTGATAACAGTGATTTTAGCAATCTGTGCATGATTGTAGCAGTACCCACGGCAGATGACTGCACATTGGCCACTACATCGGCTGGTAGCAATTCTAAC CGTGTTACTGCAAATGAAGCTAGTCTCCCAGAGTGCGATCACACATACTGTAGACCTACAGTGTTTTCAGAAT cgacacaggtttccATCATAGCGGACGAGAAAGTGGAAGTCAGAAGTGAAAGCACGCAAACGGATCATTCACCGTCAACACCTGTCAACATGTCTCCAGTGATGGtttcaacacctattgtccgTACACCATCATGCCCAGAG GTGCATGATACGACTATGTCTTCACCACTGATGGAGCCAGCCGATGAGTCATTCCGCATATCTGAAGACGACAGTTTTGAATG TGgtgtgccctctgcttcaccaaTTGATCAGAAGAAGTACATCGTATTTGAAGCTCCATTGTTAGAACTGTTCGAGAAATGCAGGACTTGCGGTGCGGCGTGCAAAGTGGGCACAGAGGTTCGAGGGACACTTCCCACCGTAAAAGCTGAGTGCCCAAGTGAGCACACTTTATCTTGGAAAAGCCAGCCAGAGGTGAACAGGATGGCTGCAGGAAACATCTTGCTGTCTGGCGCAATACTTTTCAGTGGGGCTAGTGCAACCAAGGCAAGTACTCATAGGCTGTTATGTTGa